The Streptomyces sp. ALI-76-A nucleotide sequence GCCGGACTCGCGGGGGCCGTACCCCTGACCGGACTCCTGGCCGGACTCGTGGGGGCCGTACCCCTGACCGGACCCCTGGCCGTACGCCGGCCCGGACTCCTGGCCGGACTCCTGGGAGACGTACCCCTGACCGGACTCCTGGCCGTACCCCGGCCCGGGCGCCGCGCCGGGGCCCTGGTCGCCGTACGCCCCGCCCGGTCCCTGTCCGTACGCGGCGCCGGGCGCCGGTGCCGGAGCGGGGCGGCCGGGGCGGCCGTCGCCGTATCCGCCTGTCATGCCCGGCAGCAGGGGTTCCCCACCGTCGGAGGGCAGCACGATGCCTTCGCGCGCTTCGCGCGCTGAGGGCTCCTCGCCCTGTCCACTCTGCGTCACCGGGACTCCTACGAATGGGGGACTGTCGGAATCGTCGGCTCACGCTACCGGGTCCCCGAAGCCGCGTGCTACGCAGCTCAGGCCGTGACCCGCGTCCCTGTGACCGCCGTAACAGCCCACCGCCGGATTCCGGCGGTCACGGGGCGGAACCGCGCCCCCATCCGCTGTATATGGCCCCTTTCCTCACCCCCGCCTTCGTTCACCGTCCGTTCATGCCCGCGGAGGGCGGACATCTCAGGCCGCCGCCTGGAGCTCCATCCGGGCGCCGAACTCCCTTACCACGGGCTCGTCCTGGAACGGCTCCAGCCGCTGCTGGAAGTCGTCCAGGTACTCGGCGCCCCGGTTGGAGCGGAGCGTCTCCAGCAACTCCACCGCCTTGAGGCCGGTGTTGCAGGCCTGCTCCACCTCCCGCTGCTGGACCTGCGCGGTGGCGAGCAGCACATAGCCGATCGCCCTGCGGCGGGCCCGCGACTCGGGATGCCCGGCCAGGGACTCCCGCGCGCACCGCGCCGCCGCCTCGGCCTGCCCGAGGTCGCGGTGGCAGTGCGCCAACTCGTCGGCCAGGTACGCCTCGTCGAAGTGCGCGATCCACGCCGGGTCGTCCCCCGAGTCCGGGTCCGCCGACTCCAGCGCGCGCACCGCGCGTCCGGACGCCGCCTGGGCGGCCCGCGCGTCGCCCATCAGGGCGTGCCCGCGTGCCTCGGCGGCGGCGAACATCGCCTCCGCGCGCGGCGTGACGCGCCCGCGCGCCCCCTCCTGCGCCGCCCGCGCCAACTGCGCGATCTCGCGCGGGTTTCCGAGCTGCGCGGCGAGGTGGCTCATGGACGCGGCGAGGACGTACCCGCCGTAGCCGCGGTCGCCCGCCGCCTGCGCGAGCCGCAGCGCCTGGATGTAGTACCGCTGGGCGAGGCCGGGTTGGCCGGTGTCGACGGCCATGTAGCCCGCCAGTTCGGTCAGCCGGGCCACCGCGGCGAACAGGTCACGGCCCACCGCCTCCCGGTACGAGCCCGCCAGCAGCCCGGAGACCACGCTGTTGAGGTAGTGCACGACGACCGGGCGCACATGCCCGCTGCCGTACTGGTGGTCCAGGTCGACCAGCGCCTGCGTCATCGCCCTGACCGCCGCCACGTCGGACGGTCCCACCCGGGGTCCGGCCGAGCGCGCGACCTGCGCGTCGGCCGCGGAGATCAGCCAGTCGCGGCTGGGCTCGACCAGCGCGGACGCGGCGACGGACGAACCGGACAGGAAGTCCCGGCGGCCCACGTCACTGCGCCACAGCTCACACACCTGCTCGATGGCCCCCAGTACCGTCGGCGAGAACTGGAGCCCGACGCCCGAGGCGAGGTTCTTGCCGTTGGCCATGCCGATCTCGTCGATCGTGACCGTACGGCCGAGCTTGCGGCCGAGGGCCTCCGCGATGATCGCCGGAGCGCGTCCGCGTGGCTGCTGCCCGCGCAGCCAGCGCGCCACGGACGTCTTGTCGTACCGCAGATCGAGGCCGTGCTCGGCGCCGCACATGTTGACCCGGCGGGCGAGCCCGGCGTTCGAGCAGCCCGCTTCCTGGATGAGCGCCTGCAGCCGTTCGTTCGGCTGCCGCGCGACGAGAGGCCTTGCGGCCATGGCGTACCCCCTGTGGCTGCGGTGCCTGCCCACGCACCGAGTTGACGTGTCTTCCACGGACGGACTTCCCGGACTAGCCGGAACGACAGGAACGGAAGATCCGGCCGTGAAGATCAATGCCCCGCTCCCACGGCGAAAATGCGAGGCTTGTGAGGATTGCCGGGGTAAAGGCGATTGCCGCCCCCCACACCTGGTTACCCGGCCCACGCTCCGATCCCTCCCGCGCGCCCCCACCCATGCATCCATGCGCCCCAGATGCGGAATCGATGCTCCTCCCCCGCGCGCGCTACAGCCGTAACCCGAGGTGGGCGCGGGAGTTGAGAGGAGCGTGGAAGAGACGATCGCGGGCACCGAAGCCGCTCAGATTCCGAAGCAGCGCGGGGAATCGTTGCTGGAGACAGCCGCACGCTACGCCGAGGAGCGCCACTGGGACGTCTTTCCCGGGACCTGGCTGGACGCGGTCGACGGGGTGCAACGCTGCTCGTGCGGCGACGCCGCGTGCGCCGTACCCGGCGCGCATCCGGCGCGCGTGGACTGGGAGTCGCAGGCGACCGGCAGCGCGACCGTGGCACGCCGGATGTGGCAGAAGCAGCCGACGGCGTCGATCCTGCTGCCCACCGGCCGTACGTTCGACGCCGTCTCCGTGCCGGAGACGGCCGGGTTCCTCGCGCTGGCGCGGATGGAGCGGATGGAGCTGACGCTGGGTCCGGTGACCCTGACGCCGGACCGGCGGATGCAGTTCTTCGTGCTGCCGGGCGCGTCGGTGAAGGTGCCGGACCTCGTGCGCAAGCTGGGCTGGTCCCCTTCGTCGCTGGACCTCGTCGCGCTGGGCGAGGGGTCCTACGTGGCCGGGCCGCCCACGCGGTTCGGGTCCTCGGGCGCCGTGCAGTGGGCGTGCCGGCCGACGCCGGCGAACCGGTGGCTGCCGGACGTGGAGGAGCTGATCTCGCCGCTCGCCTACGCCTGCGGGCGGGACCGGTAGCGCCTTGTGCCCCGCCTCGTGCCCTTTGTCGGCGCCCGCGGGCCGGCCGGGGCCGTTCGCGCGGTTCCCCCACGTCCCTGAGGTGTGCCCCCTGACCGTAGGGTTCTGGCATGACGTCGGGAGCAGTGGTGGGGACAGCCGCCGTACGCGTACAGGGGCTCTGGAAGCGGTTCGGGCAGCAGGTGGCCGTGGCCGGGATCGATCTGGACCTGCCCGCGGGGAAGTTCATCGGGCTCGTCGGGCCGAACGGGGCGGGCAAGACCACCACGCTGTCGATGGTGACCGGGCTGCTCCGGCCCGACCAGGGGTCGGTGGAGATCGTCGGGCACGACGTGTGGCGGGACCCGGTCGAGGTGAAGGCCCGGATCGGGGTGCTGCCGGAGGGGCTGCGGCTGTTCGAACGGCTGTCGGGACGTGAACTGCTCTCCTACTCCGGCCGGTTGCGCGGGCTGCCCGGCGCCGAGGTCGACAAGCGGACCACCCAGCTCCTCGACGTCCTGGACCTGGCCGGGGCCCAGCACAAGCTCGTCGTCGACTACTCGACCGGCATGCGCAAGAAGATCGGGCTCGCGGCCGCGCTCCTCCACAACCCCGAAGTGCTCTTCCTCGACGAGCCGTTCGAGGGCGTCGACCCGGTGTCGGCCCAGACCATCCGTGGCGTCCTGGAGCGCTACACCGCCTCCGGCGCCACCGTCGTCTTCTCCTCCCATGTGATGGAGCTGGTCGAGTCGCTGTGCGACTGGGTGGCCGTCATGGCCGCCGGCCGCATCCGCGCCCAGGGGACGCTGGCGGAAGTGCGCGGCGACGCGCCCTCGTTGCAGCGGGCGTTCCTCGAACTCGTCGGCGCGGGCGGCCGGGACGCCGGTTCCGACCTGGACTGGCTGGGCGGCGGAGCGGCCCGGTGAGCGCCGACAGCACCCCCGCCCCGGCGGCGGACATCACGCCCGTCGTCGTACGGCTGAAGCTGTCCCTGCTGCGGAACGGGCTCAAGCAGTCCGCCGGGCGGCGGGCCGCCTACATCGGTTCGGCCGTCGCCGTGCTGCTCTTCTCCGTGGTGCAGCTGATCGGCCTGATCGCCCTGCGCGGACACGCCCACGCCGCCTCCCTGGTCGTGCTGCTGGTGGCGGTGCTGGCGGCCGGCTGGGCGGTGATGCCGCTGTTCTTCCCCGGCGGCGACGAGACCCTCGACCCGACCCGGCTGGTGATGCTCCCGCTGCGGCCCCGCCCGCTGGTCCGGGCGCTGCTGGTGTCCTCCCTCATCGGCATCGGACCGCTGTTCACGCTGTGCATGCTCGTCGGTTCCGTGGTGTCGGTCGCGCACGGGGGTGCGGCGTACGTCGTCGGCGTCGTCGGTGTCGTGCTCGCGCTGCTGGTCTGCGTGGCCCTCGCGCGGGCCGTCGCGGTCGCCAACATCCGGCTGCTGACCAGCCGCAAGGGTCGGGACCTGGCGGTGCTCAGCGGACTGGTCGTCGCGGTCGGCGCGCAGGTCGTGAACTTCGGCGCGCAGCGGCTGGGGTCGGGTGGGCTGGCGCAGCTCGACGGGCCGGCCGACGTCCTCAAGTGGCTGCCGCCCGCCTCGGCGATCGGCGCGGCGGACTCCGCGAGCGAGGGGGCGTACGGCGTCGCCGTCCTGCAACTCGCCCTGACCGCCGCCGCCCTGGCGGGACTGCTCGCCCTGTGGTCGAAGCATCTGACCCGGCTGATGACCGCGCCGGACGGCTCCACCCTTCAGGCCGCCGACTCGCGGACCCGTGAGCGGAACTCGGCGGGCCTGTCCCGTCTGCTGCCGGCCGGCCGCACCGGCACCGTCATGGAGCGCAGCCTGCGCTACGTGTGGCGCGACCCCAAGACCAAGGCGGCCTGGGTGACCTCCCTCGCCATCGGTCTGATCGTGCCCGTGTTCAACGCCCTCCAGGGCACCGGCTCGATCTACTTCGCCTGCTTCGCCGCCGGGATGCTCGGCGTGCAGATGTACAACCAGTTCGGGCAGGACACGTCCGCGTTCTGGCTCGTCGCGATGACGATCTCGTCGACCCGGGACGCGTACGTCGAGCTGCGCGCGCGGGCCCTCGCCCTGCTGGTGATCACCCTGCCGTACGCCACCCTCGTGACCGTCCTGACGACGGCGCTGCTGGGGGACTGGCCGAAGCTGCCCGAGGTGCTCGGGCTGTCCTTCGCGCTGCTCGGGGCGATGCTGGCGACCGGGGCGTGGACGTCGGCGCGCTTCCCGTACTCCATCCCGCAGGAGGGCTACAAGAACGTGGCCCCCGGTCAGTCCGGGCTCGCCTTCATGGCCATCCTGGGCGGCATGGTCGCGGCGGCCCTGCTGTGCGCCCCCGTCATCGCCGGGACGATCTGGCTGAACATCAGCGACGGCGGCGACGAGTGGAGCTGGCTGCTGCTGCCGGTGGGGGCGGTCTACGGCACGGCGATCACCGTGGGAGGCCTGCGCCTGGCGGCCCCGCGGACGGCCCGGCAGCTGCCGGAGATCCTGGTGGCGGTCAGCAAGGGGTGAATCCCGGGGCGGGGCTCTTGGGGGCCTGGACCTGGTGAGGCTCCTGGGACCCGCTTCGGCGGCCGCGGGAGCAGGGGGTCGGCGGGGCGGCGCCTCGGCCGGCCGGTCACCGCGGCGGTCCGAGGTCGTGACCTCGTCCGGTACGGGCTCGGCGGCCCGGTGCGACCGCCTGGCCGGCGGCGGTCCCGAGCGGGTGGGCGGCTCGCGGTGGGCGCCCCGCTCGTGAGGGCGGGTGGCCGGGTGCGCCGCCCCGGGGCGGGGCCGCCCGCCCGGGGCGACCGTGCGACGGTGTTCCCGGCGTCGGCGGGGTCGTGGTCGCCGGGGCCGGGGCCGTCCGTGCTGCCCGGCCGGGGCATGGACAGGGGAGGCGGCGCGAACGCCGGACATCGGCTCCGGCGGGCCGCGTCAGCTCTTGAGGTCCGTGAGGACGCCGTCCAGGAAGGGCTCCACGGCGCTCCGCCAGGCGTCCGGCTGGTCGTAGTGCACGAGGTGGCCGGCTTCCGCGACTTCCGCGTACTCGCCCCGGGGCAGGACGCGGACCATCTCCTGCGCCTCGGCGCGGCCCAGTTCGCCGTCCAGGCCGCGGACCACGAGGGTGGGGCACCGGACCTGGGTGAGCTCCTCCCAGTGGGCGTCGTAGACCCAGGTCTCGCGGGACTCCAGCATCTGCTCCGGATCGAAGACCGGGCGCCAGCCGTCGGGGGACTCGTGCATGACCTCGGCGTAGAACTCGCCGCGGGCCGGGTTCGGGCGCTCCACCCAGGGGTCGTCCTCGCCGAACCACTTGCGTACGTCGGCGAGGGTGGCGAAGGGGACGGGCCAGGCCTTGAACCAGTCCTCCCACTCGCGCTGCGAGGCGGCGCCGAGCGCGGAGGCCCGCATGTCGCAGATGATCACCCCGCGGACCAGGTCGGGGCGCTTGGCGGCGAGCTGCCAGGCGGTCAGGGCACCCATGGCGTGACCGACGAGGACGGCCGGGCCGAGGCCCAGTTGCTCGAGGGCGGCCTCGGCGTCCTCGACGTAGGCCTCGCGGGTGTAGGCGGCTCGCGGGGGCTTGTCGCTCTGCCCGTGGCCGCGCTGGTCGAGGGCCACGGCGCGGTGCCGTTCGGAGAGCCAGCGGGCGGTGGACGCCCAGTGGGAGGCGCGACCCATCAGCCCGTGCAATAAGAGCACCCCCGGGCCCCGCTCGGGCTCTCCCGGACCGTCCTTGCCCGGGTCGGTCTTGGGAGGGTCGCCGAACTCCCAGGCCGCGAGGCGTACGCCGCCCGCTCCGATCACGTCGATACGCCGCGCCATAGGTCCTGGCACCCCCCTAGCTCCGCTCGGACCGCTCGCCTCCGCTCGAGGCGGGCGGTCCTGTGAACCGCGTCCTGCCTGTCGTGTCCGTCGTTCCTGTCCACACCCCTGAAGCGCGGATTCCACGCGATGCGTCACCGCAGACTATCGAATACCCATTCGAAGATGGCGTTCTGGCCGACAACACCCCTCGTTCGAGTGACCTCGCCCGAGGAATGATCGCCGCCGCCGAGGGGAGACCTTCAGCGGGAGGCGGACCGCTCGGGGACATCGGTCCGCAGGGGATGACCCTGAGAGCTCGGGGCTCCGGGTCAGCACAGGGGAGGACAGGCCCCGGCGCCACACGGCGCCGGGGCCCTCTCCCTGTTCACGGCGCATCGTCCCCGCCCCCTCCCCGGCCGGGCGGCATCGCTGCCGGCCGGCGCGCCAAGAGCCCCTCAGGTCATATGCCTCACGCGACAGCCTTGCATGCGAAGCGTCCGGGCGCTGCGATTAAGCGTACTGAATCTCGGATTCGACGAGATCGCCGTGAGGCCACAACTGCCTCCTCGTTCCCATGAGTTGACTGCCGGTCGGTGCGACAGCGCAGGTCGCGCGGCCGGTGCCCCGACCCCGGCACGCGGCGCCCCGCACGCGGTTCCGGCGCCCTGCGCCCGGCTCAGCGCTTGGCGACGAACACGTGCGAGGCCACGTCCGACTCCAGTTCGGCCGCCTCGCCTCCGCTGCCCACCAGCACACCGCCCGCCGACTCGGTCACACTCACCACCGAACCCGGCTGCACGCCCGCCCGGCGCAGCGTGTACATCAGCTGGGCGTCCGTCTGGATCGGCTCCCCGATCCGGCGCACCACGACCGTCTTGCCCTCCAGTCCGGGGTCGAGGTCGGCGAGCGACACCATGCCCTCGTCCAGGAAGGGGTCGGCGCCGTCCTTCTCGCCGAGCTCCTCCAGGCCGGGGATCGGGTTGCCGTACGGCGACTCGGTGGGGTGCCGGAGCAGTTCCAGCACGCGCCGCTCGACGGCCTCGCTCATCACGTGCTCCCAGCGACACGCCTCGGCGTGCACCTGCTCCCATTCCAGACCGATCACGTCGACGAGCAGACACTCGGCGAGGCGGTGCTTGCGCATCACGCGGGTGGCCAGCCGGCGGCCCTCGTCGGTGAACTCCAGGTGGCGGTCGGTGGCCACGGACACGAGTCCGTCGCGCTCCATCCGCGCCACCGTCTGGCTGACGGTCGGCCCGCTCTGGTCGAGTCGCTCGGCGATCCGGGCGCGCATGGGGACCACACCTTCCTCCTCCAGCTCGAGGATGGTGCGGAGATACATCTCCGTGGTGTCGATCAGTCCGGACATACGTGCCCCTTGATGAGATCCGCCGGAAGCACGACAGCATCCGGCTCGTGCGCTGGCCCTGGACTCAATTCTGCCGGATACCACGGACAACCGTGCCGCGCCGTTGAAACCAAGAGGTTACGCGGGGGCTCTACGGCCGTATTGACATCCCGCTGGTCCAGACCGCACCGTGATCCGCGGCACAGACCTCACCTCGACCTCTCTGACGCTCCGAAGGGGCCCGCATGAGCGACGGCACGCTGTCCGGCCAGTTCCTCGACGCCGCGATCGGCCTGTTGCGGCGGGTGCGGGACGAGGAGGCCGGGTCCGTCGAGGCGGCCGGGAATGTGCTCGCGGACACCGTGGTCCGCGGCGGCCGGCTGTTCGCCTTCGGCGCCGGTCACTCCTCGCTCGCCGCGCAGGACGTCGTCTACCGCGCGGGCGGACTCGCCCTGATGAACCTGCTGGCCGTCCCCGGCGCCGTCGGCGTCGACGTGATGCCGGCCACCCTCGGCTCGGCCCTGGAACGCGTCGACGGCCTCGCGAGCGCCGTCGTCGACTGCTCACCGCTGCGCGCGGGCGACGCCCTCGTGATCATCTCCCTCTCCGGCCGCAACGCGCTGCCCGTGGAGATGGCCCAGCACGCCCGCTCCCTGGGCGTGCGGGTCATCGGCGTGACCTCGGTGGCGTACGCCTCGGAGACGACGTCCCGGCATGTCTCCGGCACGTTCCTGAAGGACCACTGCGACGTCGTCCTCGACTCGAAGATCGCGGTCGGCGACGCGGAACTGGCCCTCGACACCGTGCCGGCGCCGTTCGCCCCCGCCTCCACGGTCGTCACGGCGGCCCTCCTCCAGGCCGTCATGGCCACCGCCGCCGGGGCGCTGGCCGCCCGGGGCGTGGAGCCGCCGCTGCTGCGCTCGGGGAACGTCGACGGAGGCCACGAGTGGAACAGGCAGGTCTTCGACAAGTACGGCGACCGCATCTTCTACCGCCGCTGAACCCACCAGCGGTCCTCGCCCCCGCCGCCCCTTCCCGTCCCCGACCTTCCGGGGCTCCGCCGCGGGCCCCGCTCCTCAAACGCCGGAGGGGCTGATGTCGGGGGTCTGGGGGCGGCGGGGCCGAGAACCCGGGTCGTCGGCGCGGGGGGCCGCTCCTACGCGCGCCCCAGCGTCTCGCCCAGGTCGAGGGCTCCGGCGATGCGCACGGCCACGTCCTCCGCGTACATAGCGTCGCCCCGCTCGAACCGGCTGCGTCCGGCTCCGCGCAGAAACGTCACGACGCCCAGCGTCCGCCCCCGGCTGCGCAGCACCGCGCACAGGGCGTGCACCGCGTCCGGCGGCCACTGCCGGGCCAGGGCCCACTCCCGCGCCTCCTCCGCCGGAACGGCCCCCGCGCCGGCCCGCACCGAGCCGATCCGCTCCACGCACTGCAACGCCGGGTGGCCCTCCGCGTACCGCACCGGCAGGCCCGCCTCTCCGGTCAGCAGGCTCGGGCCGGGCGCGCCGGAGGGTGTCGCGGCGAGCCGTACCAGCCGCGGCGGCCCCGCCGTCTCCCCGTCGGCCGTCGCGCCGCCCGCGACCCGGTCGATCAGCGCGTGGTCGGCGAAGCCGGCGAGGGCGAAGTCCAGGTGGACGGCGGCCGCCTCCTGCGGGTCCTCGCACTCGGCGGCGGCCCGCGCGGCCCGGTGCAGCTGGTTGGTGCGGAACCGGAGCAGCGACGCCTCCTGCTCGGCCCGCTTGCCCTCGGTGACGTCCTGGAAGAGCCAGCCCACGCCCAGCGGCACGGGCTCCTCCGCGAGCGGCGAGGCGAGCCGGACGAACCCGCAGCGCCAGCAGCGCCGCTTCTCGCCCTCCGGGGTCCGCACACTCACCCAGATCTCGGCGGGCGCGGGCGGCGCGCCCTCGGCCAGCACATGGGTGAGCGCGCTCTCCAGTTCCTCCACGCCCTGCGCGAGCAGCTCGCCGAGGGGCCGCCCCAGCGCGGACGTGCGCCCGATGCCGAGCGCGCGGGCCGCGTGCGCGTTGACCACGGCGGGCCGCAGATCGACGTCGACGAGCACGACACCCCAGCTCGCGTCCTCGAACAGCGCCTCGCTCAGGGCGATGGACCGCTCCAGGTCGATCTGCGTGTGGACCTCGCTGAACGCGCAGTACACGCCGGCCGGTTTCCCGTCGGGCCCGCGCACGGCCGCCGACTGGGTCCGCACGAGCACCCGCCCGCCGTCCTTGGTCAGCAGGGCGAACTCGTGGACCTGGCGGCCGGGGGCGTGCATCACGGACAGCAGCCGGCCCTCGACCTCCTCGGCGTCGGCGCTGCGCACCGCCCACCCGGCGAAGCCGTGCCGTCCCACGGCCTCGTCCGCGGTCCAGCCGAGGATCCGCTCCGCCTCACGGTTCCAGTGGGTCACCACCCCGTCCGCGTCGAAGGCGCACAGGGCGGCGTCCATTCCGTCGAGGAGCGCGGCCAGCAGATCCGAGCCGTCCGAGCCCTCCGGACCGTCCCGCTCGGGCTCGTCCGGCCCGATCTCGTCGGTGGCCCCATAACGCCGGGAAGCACTCACCTGGACCCCCTGCAGGCTGCCGCGTCCGCGCGTACCGCACGTCGGTTCGCTCACTCACAATCATTCAACTCGAACGTGACGCAGGACACACCGGGTTCCCACAAGATGAAGAAAATCGTTGAGGGCCGGAAACGCTCCGTCGCACCACTCCTACCCCGTGAACGGCTCCCGTCGCAGGTCGATCCCCAGGCCGGTCCGCGGGCCGGTCCACCCCGGTCAGACATCCCGGAAAAACGGTTGATCCGGGCCCGGGCGGTTCCTAGGGTGTGGTTCACGCAGGAAAGGAGGTGATCGGGTACATGAGTGAAACCCGGACGCGCGAGGTGGCTGCGGGCTGAGCGGCCCGTCACCACACCGAGTGCGGTGCCGGACCAGCGTGTGCGAGATACACGCGGCCGGCCCAATCCCGACGCAGTCACCCGACCCGCGAGCTCGCCGGTACGTCCGGCCGGCTTCTCCGCCGTGAGGCGGGGAGACCCGAGCTCGCGGGTCGTCTGCGTGCGGTCCCGGCCGGCTCAGCCGGTGATGTCGCCGTACCCCTCGATCTCCCGCGGATCGCGCGACCCCGGGCCGGTGTAGCGGGCCGACGGGCGGACCAGGCGGCCGGTGCGCTTCTGCTCCAGGATGTGGGCCGACCAGCCCGCGGTACGGGCGCAGGTGAACATCGAGGTGAACATGTGGGCCGGGACCCCGGCGAAGTCCAGGACGATGGCGGCCCAGAACTCGACGTTGGTCGCGAGGACGCGGTCGGGGCGGCGGGCGTGGAGTTCCGCGAGGGCGGCCTTCTCCAGGGCCTCGGCGATCTCGAAACGGGGCGCGCCCAGTTCGCGGGCGGTGCGGCGCAGCACCCGCGCGCGCGGGTCCTCGGCGCGGTAGACGCGGTGGCCGAAGCCCATGAGGCGTTCGCCCTTGTCGAGGGCCTGCTTGACGTAGGCCTCGGCGTCGCCCGTCCGCTCGATCTCCTCGATCATCCCGAGCACGCGGGAGGGGGCGCCGCCGTGCAGCGGGCCGGACATCGCTCCCACGGCGCCCGACAGCGCGGCCGCCACGTCCGCGCCCGTGGACGCGATCACCCGTGCCGTGAAGGTGGACGCGTTCATGCCGTGCTCGGCCGCCGAGGTCCAGTACGCGTCCACGGCCGCCACGTGCTTGGGGTCGGGCTCGCCCCGCCAGCGGATCATGAAGCGTTCGACGACGGACTGCGCCTTGTCGATCTCCCGCTGCGGGACCATGGGCAGGCCCTGGCCGCGGGCGGACTGGGCGACGTAGGACAGGGCCATGACGGCGGCGCGGGCGAGGTCGGCGCGGGCCTGGGCGGCGTCGATGTCCAGCAGCGGCCGCAGGCCCCACACGGGCGCCAGCATGGCGAGCGCGGACTGCACGTCGACCCGGATGTCCCCGGAGTGGACCGGGATCGGGAACGGTTCCGCGGGCGGCAGGCCGGGGTTGAAGGCGCCGTCGACGAGCAGGCCCCAGACGTTGCCGAAGGAGACGTGACCGACCAGGTCCTCGATGTCGACGCCCCGGTACCGCAGGGCGCCGCCCTCCTTGTCCGGTTCGGCGATCTCCGTCTCGAACGCGACGACTCCCTCTAGTCCGGGTACGAAGTCGGACATCAGGCGGCTCCTCGTGATGTGTACGACGTGATGTGTACGACGATGCGCACGACGGGTGGCGCCGACGGACCCACGGTCGAGTGCGGGGACTCGCGGTCCTGGCGGTCACCCCGGTCGTGCCCCGTACGGCCGACGGTCACCCACCGGGACGGAACAGCACCATATCCCTGAGTGCCACCTTTGGGGAGTGGTCGCGGCACTCAGTGCCATCCCCGGTCGCCGTGGTGGCGATACGGCAGGATGACCATGTGAACGCCGCAGACGCCGTCTCCCCCGATCCCGCCTCCATGCGCAAGCAGTACCGGGCGCAGGGGCTCGCCGAGACCGACCTGGCCGCCACGCCGGTCGAGCAGTTCGCGCGCTGGTTCCGGCAGGCCGCGACGGAGGGCCGCCTGTTCGAGCCGAACGCCATGGTCGTGTCCACGGCGGACGCGGAGGGCCGGCCCAGCTCCCGGACCGTGCTGCTGAAGCACTTCGACGAGCGGGGCTTCGTCTTCTACACCAACTACGACTCCCGCAAGGCCCGCGACCTGGCGGAGAACCCGTACGTCTGTCTCCTGTTCCCCTGGCATCCGATGGCCCGCCAGGTCATCGTCACGGGCGTCGCCCGGCGCACCGGACGCGACGAGACCGCCGCGTACTTCCGCACCCGCCCGCACGGCTCCCAGCTCGGCGCGTGGGCGAGCGCGCAGTCCTCGGTGATCACGGGCCGCGACGGCCTGGACGCGTCGTACGCGGAGCTGACCGCCCGCTACCCGGAGGGCGAACAGGTGCCGGTGCCACCGCACTGGGGCGGCTTCCGGGTGGCCCCGCGCTCGGTGGAGTTCTGGCAGGGCCGGGAGAACCGCCTCCACGACCGCCTGCGCTACGTCGCGGAGACGGACGGAAGCTGGCGGGTGGAGCGGCTCAGTCCGTGACGCGGGCGGTGCCGGT carries:
- a CDS encoding transcriptional regulator: MAARPLVARQPNERLQALIQEAGCSNAGLARRVNMCGAEHGLDLRYDKTSVARWLRGQQPRGRAPAIIAEALGRKLGRTVTIDEIGMANGKNLASGVGLQFSPTVLGAIEQVCELWRSDVGRRDFLSGSSVAASALVEPSRDWLISAADAQVARSAGPRVGPSDVAAVRAMTQALVDLDHQYGSGHVRPVVVHYLNSVVSGLLAGSYREAVGRDLFAAVARLTELAGYMAVDTGQPGLAQRYYIQALRLAQAAGDRGYGGYVLAASMSHLAAQLGNPREIAQLARAAQEGARGRVTPRAEAMFAAAEARGHALMGDARAAQAASGRAVRALESADPDSGDDPAWIAHFDEAYLADELAHCHRDLGQAEAAARCARESLAGHPESRARRRAIGYVLLATAQVQQREVEQACNTGLKAVELLETLRSNRGAEYLDDFQQRLEPFQDEPVVREFGARMELQAAA
- a CDS encoding bifunctional DNA primase/polymerase gives rise to the protein MEETIAGTEAAQIPKQRGESLLETAARYAEERHWDVFPGTWLDAVDGVQRCSCGDAACAVPGAHPARVDWESQATGSATVARRMWQKQPTASILLPTGRTFDAVSVPETAGFLALARMERMELTLGPVTLTPDRRMQFFVLPGASVKVPDLVRKLGWSPSSLDLVALGEGSYVAGPPTRFGSSGAVQWACRPTPANRWLPDVEELISPLAYACGRDR
- a CDS encoding ABC transporter ATP-binding protein, which translates into the protein MTSGAVVGTAAVRVQGLWKRFGQQVAVAGIDLDLPAGKFIGLVGPNGAGKTTTLSMVTGLLRPDQGSVEIVGHDVWRDPVEVKARIGVLPEGLRLFERLSGRELLSYSGRLRGLPGAEVDKRTTQLLDVLDLAGAQHKLVVDYSTGMRKKIGLAAALLHNPEVLFLDEPFEGVDPVSAQTIRGVLERYTASGATVVFSSHVMELVESLCDWVAVMAAGRIRAQGTLAEVRGDAPSLQRAFLELVGAGGRDAGSDLDWLGGGAAR
- a CDS encoding transporter; amino-acid sequence: MSADSTPAPAADITPVVVRLKLSLLRNGLKQSAGRRAAYIGSAVAVLLFSVVQLIGLIALRGHAHAASLVVLLVAVLAAGWAVMPLFFPGGDETLDPTRLVMLPLRPRPLVRALLVSSLIGIGPLFTLCMLVGSVVSVAHGGAAYVVGVVGVVLALLVCVALARAVAVANIRLLTSRKGRDLAVLSGLVVAVGAQVVNFGAQRLGSGGLAQLDGPADVLKWLPPASAIGAADSASEGAYGVAVLQLALTAAALAGLLALWSKHLTRLMTAPDGSTLQAADSRTRERNSAGLSRLLPAGRTGTVMERSLRYVWRDPKTKAAWVTSLAIGLIVPVFNALQGTGSIYFACFAAGMLGVQMYNQFGQDTSAFWLVAMTISSTRDAYVELRARALALLVITLPYATLVTVLTTALLGDWPKLPEVLGLSFALLGAMLATGAWTSARFPYSIPQEGYKNVAPGQSGLAFMAILGGMVAAALLCAPVIAGTIWLNISDGGDEWSWLLLPVGAVYGTAITVGGLRLAAPRTARQLPEILVAVSKG
- a CDS encoding alpha/beta hydrolase → MARRIDVIGAGGVRLAAWEFGDPPKTDPGKDGPGEPERGPGVLLLHGLMGRASHWASTARWLSERHRAVALDQRGHGQSDKPPRAAYTREAYVEDAEAALEQLGLGPAVLVGHAMGALTAWQLAAKRPDLVRGVIICDMRASALGAASQREWEDWFKAWPVPFATLADVRKWFGEDDPWVERPNPARGEFYAEVMHESPDGWRPVFDPEQMLESRETWVYDAHWEELTQVRCPTLVVRGLDGELGRAEAQEMVRVLPRGEYAEVAEAGHLVHYDQPDAWRSAVEPFLDGVLTDLKS
- a CDS encoding metal-dependent transcriptional regulator, encoding MSGLIDTTEMYLRTILELEEEGVVPMRARIAERLDQSGPTVSQTVARMERDGLVSVATDRHLEFTDEGRRLATRVMRKHRLAECLLVDVIGLEWEQVHAEACRWEHVMSEAVERRVLELLRHPTESPYGNPIPGLEELGEKDGADPFLDEGMVSLADLDPGLEGKTVVVRRIGEPIQTDAQLMYTLRRAGVQPGSVVSVTESAGGVLVGSGGEAAELESDVASHVFVAKR
- a CDS encoding SIS domain-containing protein, whose protein sequence is MSDGTLSGQFLDAAIGLLRRVRDEEAGSVEAAGNVLADTVVRGGRLFAFGAGHSSLAAQDVVYRAGGLALMNLLAVPGAVGVDVMPATLGSALERVDGLASAVVDCSPLRAGDALVIISLSGRNALPVEMAQHARSLGVRVIGVTSVAYASETTSRHVSGTFLKDHCDVVLDSKIAVGDAELALDTVPAPFAPASTVVTAALLQAVMATAAGALAARGVEPPLLRSGNVDGGHEWNRQVFDKYGDRIFYRR